Within Xiphias gladius isolate SHS-SW01 ecotype Sanya breed wild chromosome 5, ASM1685928v1, whole genome shotgun sequence, the genomic segment GActaagatgtgtgtgtttcttttgttccagttacaaacaaaatattgtttaaatgaCTTTAGATTCTGTGTGGTCTCCATCGCTGTCTGGCTGTGACAGACTGGATTCAGCTGTAACTGGACTGTAACTGGGTTTGGTTTGGTGACACGTTATTGACGTGTCACCAAACCATTGAAACCATTGACCTCAACAAAATGTATTCCACTGAAAACATGAAGCACCAGACTTTACATCGCCAAGAAACACTGGCCTTTTGCCTGGTGTCCTGAGAAACTCAATAACCTGTTTCAGCTGTGTAGTTAAATGGTGATTCCGACTGTCTATTACATCTCATGTGTCTGGTTATTTCCTTTGGTATATGACCCACTGCGTCAACCAACCacatgaactgattttaaatttcattttactgatattaaaAATTGTCATTGTAattatagaaatgaaaaatccagaatACAAAATCATTATGGGGGtctgtgttcttgtgtgtggGCTGAGACGTCCTTTAAGCCCCTCAGACTTCCAGTTCTACTACAGACACCTAAAGTCCCTGTAACTACAGCAGCAGGTCTGATGTGTCCTTTGCTTTATAGCAGAGAGAACTGACCCAGCCTCTGGAGACTCTGCACCACTGTCTGATTAACTAATTGAGAAGGTGGATTGAAGACCGAGAGCTCAGCTGTCAGACCTGGCTGCTGGAGTCAGGAGGTCGAGAGGAAAGTTGATTAACCATCACAGATTTGCCAGATTTGTGATTGGTGGAAAGGCACAGAAAAACTACAGATACTGGGTGAACTGTGTCTGATGACAGACCGAGGTTCAGACACTGATAGATGCACCTGCAGTTTTGacctctgctctgttttaaCATAATATGAGCCTTTGTGGTGCTGGACTTTGTCAGACAGCTTTGGACTGGTCATTGTTATGgatctttgtgtattttaacgtttttatttttttctatttttagatGGCTTTACCAACTCGCTGCTTCAAACTGCTCCTAAAGGAAATTAATAAATTGGTTAGAATTTAAATGActctgccttcaaaataaaaccacacatgATTTTTGTTCCAGGCTGCTAAAGTAAGACAGTGAGGCTGCCtttaaaaaacaagctttttctCCAATATCACTAAATGTGTAGCCTATGTTTTATGAGTTTGTCTCTTTGCACTCGGGAATGCACAGCTATCTTTATGCCTCATTCAAtaatgagttttattttgaaatccgTACGTTTTCTTGTGGCCGCGTTGCTAGGTAACCTAATGAAATAATTAGTCGGCTGCTGTTAGTTACCAGATTGATTTATTGAcaaaggaagacaaaacaaagccatGAGGTAATGTGCTGTGTTCTTGTTGTATGGCAGCCTAAGTGAGTTCCCATCGTTTATATTATCAGGTTAAAGTGTTAAACGGAGCTCAAACCATCTGTGAAATCCTCTGGTGGCAGACCTGTGGTTCGACAACCACAGGCGCCTTTTCAAACTTCCTGGGTGAACGCTAATTTTCCTCTCCGTACTTCATAGCTAAGACACAGACATTTGAAAGACTCTCGGGGAACAAATGTTATCTTACAGCCTTCTATCGTTTTTTTAACAGTTACCTAGGAATTAAATCGTTAATTATTTAGCACTGAAATACCTTTAAAAATAGCTTAGCCACTCCAGCTGCCACGCTGAGCTaagctaaaataagctaaactaagctaaccagaATTACTTCAGCTATTCTCCATGACTATCCTCTTTATGTGCGATAACTGGTTTAACTGGCTTTGTGGTCTTAGCTAAAATTCAACTAGATATGTAGTGACTgcattttgtctctgtatttgtAGTTGGGTTAACTTTTATCACAGTGATGCTGCTACTTTGCATTTAATTCCctgaaaaaatatgatttgaaCATCAAGCCTAGGAAGGCGTTTTCTCAGCCTTAATGGGACCGAGTTTGACGTTTCCATAAGGAAGCTGTCAAGTTTAATACTGTCGAACACTGTGAACACACTCAAATGATTTATACAGCTACACATCACAACAAAAAGTTGTCCACAGATCCGTCTGACATCTCTTCTGACCCTATCATGTGACCCCATGCTGGGTCCAGACCCTGGGCTCATCTTTAAAGGGAAGGTTCACAGTTCTTCTAATCTATCTTTAAACAAAAGTCAGTGTCCATATGAGCCTACTTTCAAAGTCTGCTTAAGTGAAAGAACAATAGTTGTTTCAGGAAAAAATAACTTGTAAAGTCAACGTACTTATCATGCAGCAGAATGGCTCCTTTAAGAGTTATATTATGTATTGCATAATTGGAATACTGTTATTGATGCAATGatatgtaagcagcattttaatgttgcagcagGTCAAGCtagagctcattttaactactttatctACAGCTGGGAAGATTATTCCGTAACAGCGGGTCCTATGTTATAAAATGatattatgttttgtatgtaaaatgtgcatttgtaAAACTGCTAATAACTGTGGCTGCTTAATACATGTAGCGAAGTTAAGTGTAGCATTTCCCCCATGTATTGGAGTAGAATTATATAGCAGCAGAACATGAAAATACAAGTACATACCTCAACATtatacttaaatacagtacttggGTAGGTAGTTACATTCCACCTCTGGCTGTcataaaacagaatttaacTTCAtatagtaaaattaaaaagagaaaatcttaATGCATCCGACCCTTTGACATCTTTTCTCCTCatcccccttctctcttctcGACATACCTCCAGCTTACAGGAAGGGGGCCCCCAGGAGCCCCAGCAGTTAGCAGCCAGAATAATTCAGAAGTCCTGGAGAGGATATGTGGTGGGTGCTCTGCTGCTACTGTGGACACATACTTCTGTACATGCTGGAATTAAAGTACACAGGCACAAAGTAAAACTGTTTCCCACCAAAACTGTAGTACAGAGAAGTCTTCAGGTACTTCAAAGAGCTGATCGGCCACTGCAACCAGCGGGATCCGCAGTCGATCCTCAAAGCTGTCAACCCTCGAGAGGTAATGGCAACTATTCTTTtcataaagcaaaaacataaaataaaataaaatatggtgTGATTGGACTTTCCTGTGGCAGGCAGAGCTGCTGGATGCTGCTGCTGGGGTGTTCATCAGATTTCGACTTGGAGGGGTAAGCATGTTAAATAGCTCAACAGCTGTGAGAATATGGTGACAGAGACGTACCTGCTAACATCTTGTCTTCAGATCACCTTTCCTCCCAACATCTACTACAAGATCTTCACCCACCGGCCCATCGCAGATGTGTGTGCCAGCAGCCCAAAGGACTACACCCAGCCAGGCCTTAAGAAGCCTGTGCCCCGGCAGACCAACAATGGCTGGCCTCCAATGCAGGAGGACCGGTCTGGATGGTACCAGCGTATGGAGAACAACAGCTGGAGGCTGTTCTGTAGCAAGGTGAAGAACATGTCGTTGATAACATTATGTTCTGCCTGTTCTTCGTCCATGTAGCCCTAAATATTTGAGGTGACAcccttgaaataaaatgataaacagcTACAACAGACATCAACAAGCAACTGTTTACCCTGATCATACCAAACAGTTTGATGGATATTTACTGTATGAAGCTGCAGAAGATGAAACGCCTAGCTCTCAGACTCCAGTGATCTTATCTTTCATAGATGGTTCCCATTGGTCAGCCCATGGTGATCggagcaaacaaaaaaatagacttTCACTACTCCAGGTTGCAGCGGCAACAGGATGTGGACAggtggaggaaaaggaggaaaattgAATGGCTGAGGCAGATGTGAGTTGTAGTAGCTACCGTTAGCTAACATTATCCAAGAGCGTGTTAAATTGAGCTCAGGTGCCTTGTACTGCTTATAAGCTCAGTTTCTCATTTGTAAGAGAAAGAACCTGTAATCTCAGGACTGGCTGGTTTCCTTCTCCAGTTGGGATGAAGCAGGGAGatgtgcccccccccttttgACCTTCATGTCCATGATAAACAACATgaattttagcattttgttttatgctGATGACTTTGTGTTGGTTGCAGTGACAGAgattcatttacaaaaaatgttaaatattatgTGTTTAGGGTGTAGTCAATGGAGAGTTGCCCTTAACAGTGAAAGAACAAAGATTATACATTTTAGAAAGCAATGCGAGCGGCAGAGCAatcaaacatttcagtttggaTCAATACCTTTTATAGATATCGTAGTtggttttttaatgaaactatGAGCTTAATAGAGGGAAGACAGTTATTGTCTGAGTCAGCGGGAAGAGAATTAGGTTCttttacaaagaaaatgaaactggctcagttttgttttatgctgCAGGTGTGTGGGGTTTTAGGATGGCCCTGACAGTAGTGCTATCCAGCGTAGAGCCATCAGGTGCTTTGTTGGGGTGAGTAACCATACTGCAGAGAGCTGCTGAAGGGGCTATGGGATGGGAGTCATGTCTTGTAAAGCAGAGATGTGACATAGTGAAGCTGTGGAACCACCTGTTCAGGTACCAGAGGGAAAGGCTGACCTGATCTTTACCTGGGACAGAGAGCACAGTTATCCTTGGTGAGGTGACGCCGCTGCAGTATTCTCTCTCTgattttcattatgttttcaggaATAATTAAACTATTTATATCAAACTGCAAATGAAAACCACTGAAGATCCATAAGCCAAAACTCAGAAACTTTGTTCAAATCAAAGATGATTACGAGACAGAACCAGATATAAAATTCAATTTACAGAGACGGCAGAGATCCTCATGTGCTCAGGTGAGACCCGGTACCTTACACCTGGACAGGAAGATAGAAAGTGATTTGTGAAGAGCAGCGTTTGGGATCTTGTTGTTTAGGAttcattttgttgtgtgttcCTTGTGCTGTGACTTGAGGAATCATCTGTTTGGAAGAGTTCAGTTGAAGAACCCTGATTAGATTTGGTTGTTGATTTGGCTCTTTTAAGGAGAAGAGGTTTATTTTGACCAGATTTATAGAAAACGTGGCAGCTGAGACAGAGGACACTGTCCATCAAAGCAGGATGTTTCCGTCATGGAAACGGAATGTCTTGAAATGTTCTCCTTTTGAATCTGCAACTGTGATTATACTGTGATTTGTCATGTGGCCATCCTAGTTGTTGTTGCTCTCTAGTGTCTTAGAAATCCATGTGGACTGGACACTCAGATAAACTAATCAGTCAATCAAGCAGTCAATCAATATTCACAGTACAGACTTCACTAGAACAAGGGATTCAGagatcatattttatttctgacGGGTCTTTGTTAGTTTAAGTCTGCAAATTGTAACAGAAATATACAAAACCAGTAGCCACGTCCATAGTTTTACATCCGTGGAAGCCATCGGTTCATTGTGATGCGTACTGTTGTGTAAAAGGATGTGAGAGGACATGCTTTCTCCTGTACACACAGGTATAACCGGGGTCGTCTGCAGACTCATCCTGTGCATCAACGCATGGCGACCCTGGCGGGGAGCTCAGCCCACGAAGTGATGGACACCACGGAAGAGCGAGGGGACGATGAGGTGGAGGAGCGGGAGCTGGATGAGCTCCTGGCCTGGACCACCACTCTCAGCTTTGAGGAGTAAGAGCGTCTGCTCGCTGTCACTCGTAGACAGAGAAGGTTCACGAAGTTGAGATGCccaacatgttttttaaactggttCACACCTTATGTATTTGTGCTGAAGGGCTCTGTGAGACATTCCCTCTCTGCATACATCTTACTCAGTATTATTCATATTGTGCTGTTTTGCCTGTGCAGGTATATGCAGGAGTGGAGACGTTTGGCCTGCAGTCACTCCTCTGAGCCGAGCAAAggtcaaactatttcttttttacagaaatgtcCTCTTGTCTCACGATTTGCAGTTATGACTACATGTTGCTCTTGCCACAGGTGTGACTAACGTCAATTTTTCAAAGCTGTGTAGTACATGCTGGGCTGCCATCTGCTGTTTAGCTTTACGACTAACAAAGCTGTGTTTCAATCAGCATGTATCTAATCTACTGTGAAAGGAAACCTCTTGATCACCACGTCTTTGTTTACATGTCATTTGATTCTTCTTTGACCCTTCTCTCCCTTCGTCCTTgttcttctcccttttctctcgtgctcctctccctctgcagaTCTTCATTCATAGCCACCCTGGTTGGAGCCACATGTGTCTGCTGGTGTCGCTGGTGGAGAcagtgagaagagaagagaatgaaATAATTGATGTAAAAACCAAACCAGTGGTAATGTGTTAAGTGCCGTATTTGGGACACAAAGCAGTGAAATCATACTTTGCTTTTTTAGGGatttcaagtctttatgcttCATTTTCATACAGTGAAGTATGATCACTGTGATGGTGTTATGttaagcatttttttattatgagtCATGGTCAGtgttttgagagagagaaactt encodes:
- the c5h11orf65 gene encoding protein MFI isoform X1 encodes the protein MLGPDPGLIFKGKLTGRGPPGAPAVSSQNNSEVLERICVQRSLQVLQRADRPLQPAGSAVDPQSCQPSRELLDAAAGVFIRFRLGGITFPPNIYYKIFTHRPIADVCASSPKDYTQPGLKKPVPRQTNNGWPPMQEDRSGWYQRMENNSWRLFCSKMVPIGQPMVIGANKKIDFHYSRLQRQQDVDRWRKRRKIEWLRQMYNRGRLQTHPVHQRMATLAGSSAHEVMDTTEERGDDEVEERELDELLAWTTTLSFEEYMQEWRRLACSHSSEPSKDLHS
- the c5h11orf65 gene encoding protein MFI isoform X2, with the translated sequence MSLQEGGPQEPQQLAARIIQKSWRGYVYREVFRYFKELIGHCNQRDPQSILKAVNPRESCWMLLLGCSSDFDLEGSPFLPTSTTRSSPTGPSQMCVPAAQRTTPSQALRSLCPGRPTMAGLQCRRTGLDGTSVWRTTAGGCSVARYNRGRLQTHPVHQRMATLAGSSAHEVMDTTEERGDDEVEERELDELLAWTTTLSFEEYMQEWRRLACSHSSEPSKDLHS